The following are encoded together in the Zingiber officinale cultivar Zhangliang chromosome 8A, Zo_v1.1, whole genome shotgun sequence genome:
- the LOC122009164 gene encoding RING-H2 finger protein ATL58-like, translating into MSCGSSDPSAYCSSASPELKLYQAFIFSVPVFFTFVLLLLFYLFYLQRRRAHWLSLRLRDAQLSRGDTPRRRESGIKKELREMLPVVVFKESFLIRETQCSVCLGDYQSDDRLQRIPHCGHTFHVDCIDHWLAFNTTCPLCRVSLLPTTKFTSSSLDHTVLPTERGVFDPQPSERLTYTRFVSTENEEYDAQRYRVDDLVGDWREVEQHTNVQQGSVAIVIEARSGV; encoded by the exons ATGTCTTGTGGCTCCTCAGACCCCTCCGCATACTGCTCGTCTGCTTCTCCTGAGCTGAAGCTGTACCAGGCTTTTATCTTTTCGGTGCCGGTGTTCTTCACCTTCGTCCTCCTGCTTTTGTTCTATCTCTTCTACTTGCAGCGCCGCCGGGCGCATTGGCTGTCCCTCAGATTGAGGGACGCTCAGCTCAGTCGAGGAGACACACCGAGA CGTCGGGAGTCAGGCATAAAGAAGGAGCTGAGGGAGATGCTTCCGGTGGTTGTTTTCAAAGAGAGCTTCTTGATCAGAGAGACGCA ATGCTCTGTGTGCCTGGGGGACTATCAGTCAGATGATCGCCTTCAGAGAATACCTCATTGTGGTCATACCTTTCATGTGGATTGCATCGATCATTGGCTTGCATTCAACACCACATGCCCACTCTGTCGAGTCTCACTGCTTCCTACAACCAAATTCACATCTAGCAGCTTGGATCACACGGTCCTACCAACTGAACGTGGGGTCTTCGACCCACAACCTTCAGAGAGGCTGACTTATACAAGATTTGTTAGCACcgaaaatgaggaatatgatgcACAAAGATATCGTGTTGATGATCTTGTAGGTGATTGGAGAGAGGTTGAACAACATACAAATGTTCAGCAAGGATCAGTGGCAATTGTAATTGAGGCCCGTAGTGGTGTCTGA